The following are encoded together in the Cicer arietinum cultivar CDC Frontier isolate Library 1 chromosome 2, Cicar.CDCFrontier_v2.0, whole genome shotgun sequence genome:
- the LOC101493057 gene encoding amino acid transporter AVT6C-like, with translation MKTQSDKKNSHIFHSFLAGMSPVTGAKVPLLPGSKIYSEPATVSGAVFNISTSIIGAGIMSLPATLKVLGVIPAFVLILVVALLAEISVDFLMRFTHSGETTTYSGVMREAFGPLGAVLTQLCVVITNLGCLIMYLIIVADVLSGNQQEGEVHLGILQQWFGIHWWNSREFALLVTLSFILLPLVLYXXTESLKFSSAVSTLLAVVFVAICSVLAIIALAEGKIETPRLVPRLDHQTSFFDLFTAVPVIVTAYTFHFNVHPIGFELGKPSDMTKAVRIALILCALIYFSIGLFGYLLFGDSTQSDILINFDHNAGSSFGSLLNTLVRLSYAFHVMLAFPLLHFSLRTNIDELLFPKKPLLAKDNKRFVAITLVLLVFSYIAATSIPNIWCIFQFMGSTSAVCLAFVFPGSIVLRDIHGISTRRDKIIALAMVIVAVVTSVIAISNNIYKLFST, from the exons ATGAAAACACAAAgcgataaaaaaaattctcacatTTTTCACTCCTTTCTCGCCGGGATGTCGCCGGTGACCGGAGCTAAGGTACCTCTTTTACCGGGATCCAAGATTTATTCGGAACCAGCAACCGTCTCCGGCGCCGTGTTTAATATCTCAACGAGCATAATTGGTGCCGGAATTATGTCTCTTCCGGCGACTTTGAAGGTTCTCGGTGTGATTCCGGCGTTCGTTTTGATTTTGGTGGTTGCTTTACTGGCCGAAATATCGGTTGATTTTTTAATGAGGTTTACGCATTCCGGCGAAACGACGACGTATTCTGGTGTCATGAGAGAAGCGTTTGGACCCTTGGGAGCTGTACTTACTCAACTTTGCGTTGTGATTACTAACCTTGGGTGTTTAATTATGTACTTAATTATTGTTG CGGATGTACTCTCTGGAAATCAACAAGAAGGAGAAGTACATTTGGGTATTTTGCAACAATGGTTTGGAATTCATTGGTGGAATTCAAGGGAATTTGCTTTGCTCGTCACCTTAAGCTTCATTTTGCTTCCATTGGTATTGTACCNNN TTACAGAGTCATTAAAGTTTAGTTCTGCAGTATCAACACTTCTTGCTGTGGTATTTGTTGCAATATGTTCTGTGTTGGCAATTATTGCACTTGCAGAAGGAAAAATAGAAACACCAAGATTGGTTCCTCGTTTGGACCATCAAACATCTTTCTTTGATCTTTTCACTGCAGTTCCTGTCATTGTCACAGCCTACACATTTCATTTTAAtg TTCATCCAATTGGGTTTGAGCTTGGAAAACCATCAGACATGACAAAAGCAGTTAGAATAGCACTGATCCTATGTGCTCTCATATACTTTTCAATAGGTCTATTTGGTTACCTTTTATTTGGTGATTCAACTCAATCAGACATACTCATAAATTTTGACCACAATGCTGGTTCATCATTTGGTTCTTTGCTTAATACTTTGGTCCGTTTAAGCTATGCTTTTCATGTTATGTTGGCATTCCCTTTACTCCATTTCTCTTTGAGAACCAACATTGATGAATTATTGTTCCCTAAGAAGCCTTTGTTAGCCAAAGATAACAAGAGATTTGTGGCAATCACTTTGGTGCTGTTGGTATTTAGTTACATCGCTGCTACTTCAATTCCAAATATTTGGTGCATTTTTCAGTTTATGGGATCAACTTCTGCTGTCTGTCTTGCCTTTGTCTTCCCAGGTTCTATTGTTCTAag GGATATTCATGGTATATCAACAAGAAGGGACAAAATTATAGCACTGGCTATGGTTATAGTAGCTGTAGTAACAAGTGTGATTGCTATCTCCAACAACATTTATAAGCTTTTTAGTACCTAG